The stretch of DNA GGTTTCCCCTGCCGGTTGCTGCGCCTCGGGTGGCAGTACCGGATTCCCACCGCCGACCTGCCTTGGGCACTTGGGATCGAGGAGCGCCCGGTCTACCTGGCTGATCTGCAAGCCGGCGCCGACCTAGATGAACAGAGCCATGCGGCAACAGAGTTCGAGACGGAGGACTACGCATGAGCACCGCAGCGGTCACTGACAAGAAGCTGGAGG from Streptomyces tsukubensis encodes:
- a CDS encoding helix-turn-helix domain-containing protein, translated to MTPRSRTWLSFGEAFDLPLVVDLRTAARALGLCPATAYKLIHQGGFPCRLLRLGWQYRIPTADLPWALGIEERPVYLADLQAGADLDEQSHAATEFETEDYA